The Candidatus Pantoea soli genome window below encodes:
- a CDS encoding aminotransferase-like domain-containing protein, with protein sequence MSLPLSSGQTLYQQLADSFAEAIHQGTLKPGKRLPAIRRVAQSHQVSINTVLSAWQLLEDRGLVEARPQSGYYVRGVLPAVKPPLRPLTAQENDPSAQKLALIEQVFAAQHHPDYTNISLACPQDSELFPAARLGRITASLIRRDGDMIGRYALPPGSERLREEIARRSLHSGLNLTVQDITLTHGCMEALQLALRAVTKPGDCVGLESPTYFFLFPLLASLGLKALEIPTDPQEGLALDALEMLLQEQRIQALIAMPGAQNPLGYVMPLANKQRLAKLVNTYQCPLIEDGLYDELQFDWPLSPPVKAFDHEGWVIYCTSFTKTVAPDFRIGWTAAGRFHAAIARLKAVSSMTESRLLSETLAEFLASGGYDHHLRSLRRRYAANLDAARGIIARHYPHGTRATLPRGGFVFWVELPGKVDTVEMFHRLLQEQICVTPGALYTLSDRYKHALRLSCCYPFDARYTWALKRTGALACEITGIAPGQDQGLPLRPQVV encoded by the coding sequence GTGTCCCTTCCTCTTTCATCCGGTCAGACGCTTTATCAGCAGCTGGCTGACAGCTTTGCCGAAGCCATTCATCAGGGCACGCTGAAACCGGGCAAACGCCTGCCTGCGATTCGCCGCGTGGCGCAGTCACATCAGGTCAGCATCAATACGGTGCTCAGCGCGTGGCAGCTGCTGGAAGATCGCGGCCTGGTAGAAGCACGACCGCAATCCGGTTACTACGTGCGCGGCGTTCTGCCGGCGGTGAAACCGCCGCTGCGGCCACTGACCGCGCAGGAGAATGACCCCAGCGCGCAGAAGCTGGCGCTGATTGAGCAGGTATTTGCGGCGCAGCATCATCCGGATTACACCAACATTTCGCTGGCCTGTCCGCAGGATAGCGAACTGTTTCCGGCGGCCCGACTGGGACGTATTACCGCTTCCCTCATCCGGCGCGACGGTGACATGATTGGCCGTTATGCACTTCCGCCCGGTAGTGAGCGCTTACGGGAGGAGATTGCACGGCGCAGCCTGCACAGCGGCCTGAATCTTACGGTGCAGGACATTACCCTGACCCACGGCTGCATGGAGGCACTGCAGCTTGCGCTGCGCGCGGTGACAAAACCGGGAGACTGTGTCGGGCTGGAGTCGCCGACCTATTTTTTCCTGTTCCCGCTGCTGGCATCGCTTGGGCTGAAAGCGCTGGAAATCCCCACCGATCCGCAGGAAGGACTGGCGCTGGACGCGCTGGAGATGCTGCTGCAGGAGCAGCGTATTCAGGCGCTGATCGCCATGCCCGGCGCACAGAATCCGCTGGGCTATGTGATGCCGCTGGCAAATAAGCAGCGGTTGGCCAAGTTAGTGAACACTTACCAATGCCCGCTGATTGAGGACGGACTGTATGATGAGTTGCAGTTCGACTGGCCGCTGTCACCACCGGTTAAAGCCTTCGACCACGAAGGCTGGGTGATTTACTGCACCAGCTTTACCAAAACCGTGGCACCGGATTTCCGCATTGGCTGGACGGCTGCCGGTCGTTTTCACGCCGCTATTGCCCGGCTGAAAGCCGTCTCGTCCATGACAGAATCGCGGCTGCTGAGCGAAACGCTGGCGGAGTTTCTTGCCAGCGGTGGCTATGATCATCATTTACGCTCGCTGCGGCGACGTTACGCCGCGAACCTTGATGCGGCACGCGGCATTATCGCGCGGCACTATCCGCACGGTACGCGTGCTACCCTGCCGCGCGGGGGCTTTGTGTTCTGGGTTGAACTGCCGGGTAAGGTGGATACGGTTGAGATGTTTCACCGCCTGCTGCAGGAGCAAATCTGCGTCACGCCGGGCGCGCTGTATACGCTTAGCGATCGCTATAAACATGCGCTGCGCCTCTCCTGCTGCTATCCGTTTGATGCGCGTTATACCTGGGCGCTGAAGCGCACCGGCGCGCTGGCCTGCGAAATCACGGGCATTGCGCCGGGGCAGGATCAGGGCTTGCCGTTGCGGCCCCAGGTGGTGTAA
- a CDS encoding SDR family NAD(P)-dependent oxidoreductase, whose protein sequence is MSQKIAVITGGNRGLGRNGALKLAARGTDIILTYRGHAEEAQAVVSEIAALGARAVALQLDVGDSSQFDDFAARVKDVLHSTWQREHFDYLINNAGHGHYRLLAETSEAEFDALMNVHVKGPFFLTQKLLPLIADGGRILNISSGLTRMTLPGSGTYAAMKGAMEVLTRYQAKELGARHIRVNILAPGAIETDFGGGRVRDTKDLNSQIASVTALGRVGLPDDIGDAISAILSDETGWITAQRIEASGGQAL, encoded by the coding sequence ATGTCGCAAAAAATTGCTGTGATTACGGGCGGTAACCGCGGTCTGGGCAGAAATGGCGCGCTGAAACTGGCCGCCAGAGGCACAGATATTATTCTGACCTATCGCGGTCACGCCGAAGAGGCGCAGGCGGTAGTAAGTGAGATCGCTGCGCTGGGCGCACGCGCGGTCGCGCTGCAGCTGGATGTCGGTGACAGCAGCCAGTTTGATGATTTTGCTGCCCGGGTGAAAGACGTGCTGCACAGCACCTGGCAGAGGGAACATTTTGATTATTTAATCAACAACGCCGGACATGGTCACTACCGGCTGCTGGCAGAGACCAGCGAAGCCGAATTTGATGCGCTGATGAATGTGCACGTTAAAGGGCCCTTCTTTCTGACGCAGAAACTGCTGCCGCTGATAGCCGATGGCGGACGCATCCTGAATATCTCCAGCGGGCTAACGCGTATGACCTTGCCGGGCTCCGGCACCTACGCGGCCATGAAAGGCGCAATGGAGGTGCTGACGCGCTATCAGGCCAAAGAGCTGGGAGCACGGCATATTCGCGTCAACATCCTGGCACCTGGCGCGATAGAAACGGATTTTGGCGGCGGCCGCGTGCGTGACACCAAAGATCTCAACAGTCAGATTGCCTCCGTCACCGCGCTGGGGCGCGTCGGCCTGCCGGATGACATTGGCGATGCCATCAGTGCGATTCTGAGTGATGAAACCGGCTGGATTACGGCGCAGCGCATTGAAGCGTCAGGCGGGCAGGCACTCTGA
- the ilvY gene encoding HTH-type transcriptional activator IlvY, which yields MDLRDLKLFLHLAESCHFGRTARAMHVSPSTLSRQIQRLEEDIGHVLFLRDNRTVTLTEAGERLRQFAQQTLLQYQQLRHVMDLNGPSLSGELRLFCSVTAAYSHLPPILDRFRAEHPQVEIKLTTGDAADAIDMVQSGEADLALAGRPESLPASIDFTPLDLLPLVLIAPALPCPVRTQVTQAQPDWSQVPFILPDQGPVRRAIDLWFRRHRIANPQIYATVSGHEAIVSMVALGCGMALLPDVVLENSPEPVRNRVLTLENISSVAPLELGVCVQKKRLSEPLIHAFWHLL from the coding sequence ATGGATTTACGGGATCTGAAACTGTTTCTTCATCTGGCGGAAAGCTGCCACTTTGGCCGCACGGCGCGGGCGATGCATGTCAGTCCGTCCACGCTGTCGCGGCAGATACAGCGGCTGGAGGAAGATATCGGCCATGTGCTGTTTCTGCGTGATAACCGGACAGTGACGCTGACCGAAGCCGGTGAGCGGCTGCGTCAGTTTGCCCAGCAAACCCTGCTGCAGTATCAGCAGCTGCGCCATGTGATGGATCTGAACGGGCCGTCGCTGAGCGGCGAGCTGCGGCTGTTTTGCTCCGTTACCGCCGCGTACAGCCATTTGCCACCCATACTCGATCGCTTTCGCGCCGAGCATCCGCAGGTGGAGATCAAACTCACCACCGGCGACGCTGCCGATGCCATCGACATGGTGCAATCCGGTGAGGCCGATTTAGCGCTGGCGGGGCGGCCTGAATCCCTGCCTGCCAGTATTGATTTTACGCCGCTGGATTTGCTGCCGCTGGTACTGATTGCCCCGGCGCTGCCCTGCCCGGTGCGCACTCAGGTGACACAGGCACAGCCCGACTGGTCGCAGGTGCCGTTTATCCTGCCGGATCAGGGACCGGTGCGTCGGGCAATCGATCTGTGGTTCCGTCGCCACCGTATTGCCAATCCGCAGATTTACGCCACGGTCTCAGGGCATGAGGCGATTGTCTCGATGGTGGCGCTGGGCTGCGGCATGGCGCTGCTGCCTGATGTAGTGCTGGAAAACAGCCCGGAGCCGGTGCGAAATCGCGTGCTGACGCTGGAGAATATTTCGTCGGTTGCTCCGCTGGAGCTGGGCGTCTGCGTACAAAAAAAGCGGCTCAGTGAGCCGCTTATTCATGCATTCTGGCATCTGCTGTAA
- the ilvC gene encoding ketol-acid reductoisomerase, with amino-acid sequence MANYFNTLNLRNQLAQLGKCRFMAREEFADGASFLKGKKVVIVGCGAQGLNQGLNMRDSGLDVSYALRAEAIAEKRASFRKATDNGFKVGTYEELIPQADLVVNLTPDKQHSAVVQAVQPLMKDGAALGYSHGFNIVEVGETIRKDITVVMVAPKCPGTEVREEYKRGFGVPTLIAVHPENDPKGEGMAIAKAWAAATGGDRAGVLESSFVAEVKSDLMGEQTILCGMLQAGSLLCFDKLVAEGHDAAYTEKLIQFGWETITESLKFGGITLMMDRLSNPAKIRAYALSEQLKTIMAPLFQKHMDDIISGEFSSGMMADWANDDKNLLTWREETGKTAFENAPQFDGKIEEQEYYDKGVLMVAMVKAGVELAFETMVDAGIIEESAYYESLHELPLIANTIARKRLYEMNVVISDTAEYGNYLFSFAAVPLLKEFMTTLQPGDLGQAIEGTQVDNAQLRDVNEAIRQHPIEAVGRKLRGYMTDMKRIAVAG; translated from the coding sequence ATGGCTAACTACTTCAACACACTGAATCTGCGCAACCAGTTAGCGCAGCTGGGCAAATGTCGCTTCATGGCGCGCGAAGAATTCGCCGACGGCGCCAGCTTCCTGAAGGGCAAAAAAGTGGTGATTGTCGGCTGTGGCGCGCAGGGTCTGAACCAGGGCCTGAACATGCGTGACTCCGGGCTGGATGTCTCTTACGCGCTGCGTGCCGAAGCGATTGCTGAGAAGCGCGCCTCGTTCCGCAAAGCCACCGATAACGGCTTCAAAGTAGGCACTTACGAAGAGCTGATCCCGCAGGCGGATCTGGTGGTTAACCTGACGCCAGACAAACAGCACTCTGCGGTGGTACAGGCGGTTCAGCCGCTGATGAAAGATGGCGCTGCGCTGGGCTATTCACACGGCTTCAACATTGTTGAAGTGGGCGAAACCATCCGTAAAGACATCACCGTTGTGATGGTGGCGCCGAAGTGCCCGGGTACCGAAGTGCGTGAAGAGTATAAGCGCGGCTTCGGCGTGCCGACCCTGATTGCGGTTCACCCGGAAAACGATCCCAAAGGCGAAGGTATGGCGATTGCCAAAGCCTGGGCCGCTGCGACCGGCGGGGATCGCGCTGGCGTGCTGGAATCCTCCTTCGTGGCAGAAGTGAAATCTGACCTGATGGGCGAACAGACCATTCTGTGCGGCATGCTGCAGGCGGGTTCACTGCTGTGCTTCGATAAGCTGGTGGCAGAAGGCCACGATGCGGCTTATACCGAAAAACTGATTCAGTTCGGCTGGGAAACCATTACCGAATCCCTGAAGTTCGGTGGCATTACCCTGATGATGGACCGCCTCTCTAACCCGGCCAAAATCCGCGCTTACGCGCTCTCTGAGCAGCTGAAAACCATCATGGCACCGCTGTTCCAGAAGCACATGGATGACATCATCTCCGGTGAATTCTCTTCCGGCATGATGGCGGACTGGGCGAACGACGATAAAAACCTGCTGACCTGGCGCGAAGAGACCGGTAAAACCGCCTTTGAAAATGCGCCGCAGTTCGACGGTAAGATTGAAGAGCAGGAGTACTACGACAAAGGCGTACTGATGGTCGCTATGGTAAAAGCGGGCGTAGAGCTGGCATTTGAAACCATGGTCGATGCCGGCATCATCGAAGAGTCCGCTTACTACGAATCCCTGCACGAACTGCCGCTGATTGCTAACACCATTGCCCGTAAGCGTCTGTATGAAATGAACGTGGTTATCTCCGATACCGCCGAATACGGTAACTACCTGTTCTCCTTCGCGGCGGTTCCGCTGCTGAAAGAGTTCATGACCACGCTGCAGCCGGGCGATCTCGGTCAGGCAATTGAGGGCACCCAGGTGGATAACGCGCAGCTGCGTGACGTTAACGAAGCTATCCGCCAGCACCCGATCGAAGCCGTGGGCCGCAAACTGCGTGGCTACATGACCGATATGAAACGTATCGCTGTCGCTGGCTAA
- a CDS encoding PhzF family phenazine biosynthesis protein, with amino-acid sequence MKVAFKQVDVFTSTAFRGNPLAVIMDAQGLDDEQMAAIARWTHLSETTFVLPAQSPAADYRVRIFTVEGELPFAGHPTLGTAHALLEAGWPLKTPGKLVQECGVGLVDVRIGDDGVLAFAAPAATLTPFSDALMSSALNSEAFDLTHPPAIVDMGIRWLLIPMSSARAVLDVRASAADLQRLQKHAGVNGTALFGPLPQGENEAYEVRALLVENGSLTEDPVTGSANACLARYLAAQGQTRDYRVRQGSVLQRAGRVDVRFSGETIWIGGHTLTVIDGTIRV; translated from the coding sequence ATGAAGGTCGCGTTTAAACAAGTCGATGTGTTTACGAGCACGGCGTTCCGGGGAAATCCGCTGGCGGTGATCATGGATGCTCAGGGGCTGGACGACGAACAGATGGCGGCAATTGCGCGCTGGACTCATCTCTCCGAAACCACCTTTGTGCTGCCGGCGCAGTCGCCGGCCGCCGATTACCGCGTGCGCATTTTTACCGTTGAGGGAGAGCTGCCGTTTGCCGGTCATCCGACGCTGGGCACGGCGCATGCGCTGCTGGAAGCCGGCTGGCCGCTGAAAACCCCGGGTAAACTGGTGCAGGAGTGCGGTGTCGGGCTGGTGGATGTGCGTATCGGCGACGATGGTGTGCTGGCGTTTGCTGCCCCTGCCGCCACCCTGACCCCCTTCAGCGACGCGCTGATGAGCAGCGCGCTTAACAGCGAAGCGTTTGATCTCACCCATCCGCCTGCCATTGTCGATATGGGCATCCGCTGGCTGCTGATCCCAATGAGCAGCGCCCGGGCGGTGCTGGATGTCCGGGCCAGCGCTGCCGATTTACAGCGGCTGCAAAAACATGCCGGTGTGAATGGTACGGCCCTGTTTGGCCCGCTGCCGCAGGGTGAAAATGAAGCGTATGAAGTGCGCGCGCTGCTGGTGGAAAACGGCAGCCTGACGGAAGATCCGGTTACCGGCAGCGCCAATGCCTGCCTGGCACGCTATCTGGCGGCACAGGGTCAGACGCGCGATTACCGGGTGCGTCAGGGCAGTGTCCTGCAGCGTGCCGGCCGCGTGGACGTGCGCTTCAGCGGCGAGACCATCTGGATTGGCGGCCATACCCTCACGGTGATTGACGGCACCATCCGCGTCTAG
- the yhjD gene encoding inner membrane protein YhjD, translating to MKDNTSKEPAAEDKPLIDIKTGNKTVDDSIQHVSRFAAWFQAIPAVAHFLRALERFNDRLGSQFGAAITYFSFLSLIPILMVSFAAVGFILASNQDLLTELIGKIVNSISDPTLATTLKNTVNTAIQQRATVGLTGLLLALYSGINWMGNLREAVRAQSRDVWERTPDDKEKFWKKYARDLISLLGLMLALVITLSLTSIAGAAQAAIVSALGLDGIEWLRPALTVIALSISIFANYLLFLWIFWILPRHKPRKKALLRGTLLAAIGFEVIKFVMTLTLPKLATSPSGAAFGSVLGLMAFFYFFARLTLFCAAWIATAKYKDDPEMSQPRHSS from the coding sequence ATGAAGGACAACACCTCTAAAGAGCCCGCGGCAGAAGATAAGCCGCTGATCGATATCAAAACCGGTAACAAAACCGTGGATGACTCTATCCAGCATGTTTCACGGTTTGCGGCCTGGTTTCAGGCCATCCCGGCGGTGGCCCACTTTTTGCGCGCGCTGGAGCGCTTTAACGATCGCCTCGGCAGTCAGTTTGGCGCGGCGATCACCTATTTCTCGTTTTTATCGCTGATTCCTATCCTGATGGTGTCGTTTGCCGCCGTGGGGTTTATTCTGGCGTCAAACCAGGATTTGCTGACCGAGCTGATTGGGAAAATCGTTAACAGTATCAGCGATCCCACGCTGGCCACCACGCTGAAAAATACGGTCAATACCGCTATTCAGCAGCGTGCAACGGTTGGCCTGACGGGACTGCTGCTGGCGCTTTACTCCGGTATCAACTGGATGGGTAACCTGCGTGAAGCGGTGCGTGCCCAGTCGCGCGATGTCTGGGAGCGCACGCCGGATGACAAAGAAAAATTCTGGAAGAAGTATGCGCGCGATTTGATTTCGCTGCTGGGGCTGATGCTGGCACTGGTGATCACCCTTTCGCTGACGTCGATAGCCGGGGCCGCGCAGGCGGCGATCGTCAGTGCGCTGGGGCTGGACGGCATTGAGTGGCTGCGCCCGGCACTGACCGTAATTGCGCTGTCCATCTCCATCTTTGCCAACTATCTGCTGTTTTTGTGGATTTTCTGGATTCTGCCGCGCCATAAGCCGCGGAAAAAAGCGCTGCTGCGCGGCACGCTGCTGGCGGCTATCGGCTTTGAAGTGATCAAGTTTGTCATGACGCTGACGCTGCCAAAACTGGCGACCTCGCCTTCCGGAGCGGCCTTTGGTTCGGTGCTTGGCCTGATGGCATTTTTCTACTTTTTTGCGCGTCTGACGCTGTTCTGCGCCGCGTGGATTGCCACCGCAAAATACAAAGACGATCCGGAAATGTCGCAGCCACGACACTCCTCCTGA
- a CDS encoding MFS transporter yields the protein MQASLSASPDTPPVNSRGKVVVASLVGTAIEFFDFYIYATAAVIVFPHIFFPQGDATVATLQSLATFAIAFVARPIGSALFGHFGDRVGRKATLVASLLTMGVSTVLIGLLPGYQTIGVAAPLLLALARFGQGLGLGGEWGGAALLATENAPAKKRALYGSFPQLGAPVGFFFANGTFLLLSWLLTDEQFMQWGWRVPFVLSAVLVIIGLYVRVSLHESPVFAKVQKEKKQVRIPIGTLLSKHLTATVLGTFIMLATYTLFYIMTVYSMSYGTAPLPAGLGYSRNSFLWMLMVAVIGFGVMVPVAGLLADRFGRRKTMITITLLIIAFALMFPLLLGSGSQILVMGFLLLGLSIMGLTFGPMGALLPELFPTEVRYTGASFSYNLSSILGASVAPYIATWLNASYGLHAVGFYLAAMAVLTLIALIACKETRHQTLYEAV from the coding sequence ATGCAAGCCTCCCTCTCAGCTTCACCTGACACGCCGCCGGTCAATTCACGTGGCAAAGTGGTGGTCGCGTCCCTTGTCGGCACCGCCATCGAGTTCTTTGATTTTTATATCTATGCCACGGCGGCGGTCATCGTTTTTCCGCATATTTTCTTCCCGCAGGGTGACGCCACGGTCGCCACGCTGCAGTCGCTGGCCACTTTCGCCATTGCCTTTGTGGCGCGGCCGATCGGCTCGGCGCTCTTTGGTCACTTTGGCGATCGCGTCGGCCGTAAAGCCACGCTGGTGGCCTCCCTGCTGACCATGGGCGTATCTACGGTGTTGATCGGCCTGCTGCCGGGATACCAGACCATCGGCGTGGCCGCACCGCTGCTGCTGGCGCTGGCGCGTTTCGGTCAGGGGCTGGGACTGGGCGGTGAATGGGGCGGCGCGGCGCTGCTGGCGACGGAAAATGCCCCGGCGAAAAAGCGGGCGCTGTACGGCTCGTTTCCGCAGCTGGGCGCGCCTGTGGGCTTCTTTTTTGCCAACGGCACTTTCCTGCTGCTGTCGTGGCTGCTGACCGATGAGCAGTTTATGCAGTGGGGCTGGCGCGTGCCGTTTGTGCTCTCTGCGGTGCTGGTGATTATCGGCCTGTACGTGCGCGTGTCGCTGCATGAAAGCCCGGTGTTTGCCAAAGTGCAGAAAGAGAAAAAGCAGGTGCGTATTCCCATCGGTACGCTGCTGAGCAAGCACCTCACGGCTACCGTGCTTGGCACCTTTATCATGCTGGCAACCTACACGCTGTTCTACATTATGACGGTTTATTCCATGAGCTACGGCACGGCACCGCTGCCTGCCGGTCTGGGATACTCGCGCAACAGTTTCCTGTGGATGCTGATGGTCGCGGTCATTGGTTTTGGCGTGATGGTGCCGGTTGCCGGCCTGCTGGCGGACCGCTTTGGCCGGCGCAAAACCATGATTACCATTACGCTACTGATTATTGCCTTTGCCCTGATGTTCCCGCTGCTGCTGGGCTCCGGTTCGCAGATTCTGGTCATGGGCTTCCTGCTGCTGGGATTGAGTATCATGGGACTGACGTTCGGCCCCATGGGTGCGCTGCTGCCGGAGCTGTTCCCGACCGAGGTGCGTTATACCGGTGCCTCTTTCTCTTATAACCTCTCATCCATTCTCGGCGCGTCCGTGGCGCCCTATATCGCCACCTGGCTGAACGCCAGCTACGGGCTGCATGCGGTGGGTTTCTATCTGGCTGCGATGGCGGTGCTGACGCTGATTGCGCTGATCGCCTGTAAAGAGACGCGCCATCAAACGCTGTATGAAGCGGTGTAA
- a CDS encoding LysR family transcriptional regulator, whose product MDKIHAMQVFVRVAEMGSFTRAAESLGLPKGSVSRQLQALENQMGTRLLHRTTRRVHLTQDGLVYYDRCLDLLSMLDDMDSLFQHDPATLSGKLRVDMSVAMATGFILPRLPEFLQHYPGVEIELSSSDRQVDVIREGFDCVIRVGELKDSGLIARKIGSHALINCASPDYLSRFGMPVRLEELSQHAMVHYTQQLGQPSPGFEYYDGKQCHYVQTGGVVTVNSTETYRAACIAGLGIIQVPAIGVQPLLESGQLVEVLHHFPAKPMPISLLYPHRRNVARRVRVFMEWLSQVLQEYVT is encoded by the coding sequence ATGGACAAAATTCACGCAATGCAGGTTTTTGTGCGGGTGGCAGAAATGGGCAGTTTTACCCGCGCAGCGGAAAGTCTGGGTTTGCCGAAAGGCAGCGTATCGCGCCAGCTGCAGGCGCTGGAAAATCAGATGGGCACGCGCCTGCTGCATCGCACGACGCGACGCGTGCATCTGACGCAGGATGGACTGGTTTATTACGACCGCTGTCTGGATTTGCTCTCCATGCTGGACGATATGGACAGCCTGTTCCAGCACGATCCCGCCACGCTGAGCGGCAAGCTGCGGGTGGATATGTCGGTGGCGATGGCCACCGGCTTTATTCTGCCGCGCCTGCCTGAATTTCTGCAGCACTATCCCGGTGTTGAGATTGAACTCAGCAGCAGCGACCGCCAGGTGGATGTCATCCGCGAAGGATTTGACTGCGTTATCCGCGTGGGCGAGCTGAAAGACTCCGGCCTGATTGCGCGTAAAATCGGCTCCCACGCCTTGATCAACTGCGCCAGCCCCGACTATCTTTCCCGCTTCGGCATGCCCGTGCGGCTGGAGGAGCTTTCCCAGCATGCTATGGTGCATTACACCCAGCAGCTCGGCCAGCCGTCACCCGGCTTTGAGTATTACGACGGCAAACAGTGTCATTACGTGCAAACCGGGGGCGTGGTGACGGTTAACAGTACTGAAACCTACCGTGCGGCCTGCATTGCCGGGCTGGGGATTATTCAGGTGCCGGCAATTGGCGTGCAGCCACTGCTGGAATCGGGCCAGCTGGTGGAAGTGTTGCATCACTTCCCGGCGAAGCCGATGCCGATTTCGCTGCTCTATCCGCACCGCCGCAATGTTGCGCGTCGCGTGCGGGTATTTATGGAGTGGCTAAGCCAGGTCTTGCAGGAGTACGTGACATAG
- a CDS encoding glutathione S-transferase family protein: MLKVLGRNSSINVRKILWLCAELDIPYEHEPWGEDPQSLHSAQFMALNPNAMVPVIIEDDFVLWESNAILRYLATSNGGEWLYPDNPRARAPVDQWMDWQATELNTSWRYAFMSLVRNSPAHQDPRLLAAAVKGWTHTMGILNQQLEKTGRYVAGRNFTLADIPVGLAVNRWFETPLDHPDFPAVRTYYERLTEREGYTTWGRNGKP; this comes from the coding sequence ATGTTAAAAGTGCTGGGTCGTAATTCTTCGATTAACGTCCGTAAAATCCTCTGGCTATGCGCCGAACTGGATATCCCCTATGAACATGAACCCTGGGGGGAAGATCCGCAATCGCTGCACTCGGCGCAGTTTATGGCGCTCAATCCCAATGCCATGGTGCCGGTGATCATTGAAGACGATTTCGTGCTGTGGGAGTCCAACGCCATTCTGCGCTATCTGGCCACCAGCAACGGCGGCGAGTGGCTTTACCCCGATAACCCGCGCGCGCGCGCGCCGGTCGATCAGTGGATGGACTGGCAGGCCACGGAACTGAACACCTCCTGGCGCTATGCGTTTATGTCGCTGGTACGCAACTCACCGGCGCATCAGGACCCGCGCCTGCTGGCGGCGGCGGTCAAGGGCTGGACGCACACCATGGGCATTCTCAATCAGCAGCTGGAGAAAACCGGCCGCTATGTCGCCGGACGTAATTTCACGCTGGCGGATATTCCGGTCGGCCTGGCGGTGAATCGCTGGTTTGAAACCCCGCTGGACCATCCCGACTTTCCGGCGGTCCGCACTTACTATGAACGCCTGACCGAGCGCGAGGGTTACACCACCTGGGGCCGCAACGGCAAGCCCTGA